In the genome of Bacteroides mediterraneensis, the window TTCTTTAATTTATCAAGTTTTTCAAGCGGTTTACCGCCCTGTCAATCTGTGCATAACTTTCAAGTTCTTCCGCATTGAAACGCCACTTTGCCTTCGTATAGTAGGGCAGCCGCTTTTCCAGTGCCGAAGTAATGACCTGCATCAGTTCCTCGTCCGTTTTGTTCGCCAACAACGGACGTTTGGCCTTTGCTATCTTTAAACGACGGAACAGTACCTCCGGAGATACATCCAGAAATACTGTTTCACCTGTATGATTCATATAATCCATGTTGTCGAAAAAGCAGGGTGTCCCTCCCCCGCACGCAATCAGTACGTCTTCGAACTCACCGGCTTCATGAAGCATCCGCTGTTCCAGCAAGCGGAACCCTTCTTCCCCCCGCTCCGCGAACAAATCGGAGATGGATTTGTGCATGCGCTCCTCGATATACCAGTCCAAATCGACAAACTGTAGTCCGGTAGCCGCACTGTAAGCTCTTCCCAGTGTGGTTTTGCCCGAACCCATATAGCCAATCAAGAACACCCTTTTCATTACTTCTTCTTTGCTTTTGCTCCTTTCACCTTACGCATCTCGGCTTTCTGGTTCTGCAGTTCAATGACCTTGAAGCAGGCTTCCAGATTCAAATCAGCCGGGTTCACGTTGTTCGGAATCTTATAGTTTTTCTTTTGATAAGCGATGTAAGGACCGTAACGCCCGTTCAGTATCTGC includes:
- a CDS encoding shikimate kinase codes for the protein MKRVFLIGYMGSGKTTLGRAYSAATGLQFVDLDWYIEERMHKSISDLFAERGEEGFRLLEQRMLHEAGEFEDVLIACGGGTPCFFDNMDYMNHTGETVFLDVSPEVLFRRLKIAKAKRPLLANKTDEELMQVITSALEKRLPYYTKAKWRFNAEELESYAQIDRAVNRLKNLIN